The window aaaaactcacctatatatttatatggtttttGCAATTTTGTCAAATTTCCTAAGCATCCTTCAACAACATTGTTTGTCCACTGATTTACTTTATTATGTTGATAAGCATTCCCACCGATTGACACTTCAATTGCTTCCTTAATAATTTTGCTCACATCATCAACCACAAACTGGGTCTAAAAGAATGAAACATGGGTTACATATAACgtataattaaataatacatACTGAATAAATAAACGACTGCGTAAGATTTCAAATATGAAGTTGACAATTCGGAGGGGTGAACAAATTTTATCCAGTGAAAAGTACTACTAACCTCTTCTTGCATATCTTCCATCATCTTGTCAATTCAATAAGTCACACTGTCAAATGATCTTTATATAAACCCAGAAATATTCAATTCCTTCAATAAAAATGTACTTGATAAATTATTGCTAtcaatattgaatattattatttctagTAATCATTAAGAACCATTAAAagccagaaatgacgttattcaTAGATTCACGTCCCATGCGTCCTACTGATTTCTCATACCTCACGTTTGTTGCATATAAAAAATACCGGTACTACAAAATTATGTGTTTCTCATCTTCGGTCAATACCTAACTATAGTATATATATACAAGGTGATCATTTTATCTGGAAATCCTCGAAACTGCTGCCCCCGTCGGCCAGAAATGGAAATACTAAAGTCTTGTCTCCTTTCTAGATAGATACCTCTTAAACGCTGGTTATAGCCTATTATGGAATATAAACTGTCAATTTTGTAACCTCAAGCAGCGCTGCCAGATTGGGCGATTTATCGCAATTTCGGCGACTTTTGTAACAGAATTGCAACAACCATTTTTAAAAACTCTTTACAACTCGCAAATTGGGCGATATCAAgtctgtggatagcgattttggACAGTACTCATAGTCCGTTCTTAAGCCTAAGATCGTCTTAAGCATTTGTTTAAGCACAACTGAACACAACAAAGCTTAATTTTGCATCTAGATGAGGACTTAAACAAATGCTTAAGGTGATCTTAAAATAAAAAGCGACTACGAATCCCGCCTACTAATTTTAATAAGTTAACACAATTGTCAACCACGCATTGTCTCTCAAGATATAGAACTGTGAATAAAATTTTAGAGCAGTATTTAAAGCTACAAACCTTCTCTGTAAGTGTAAGCAGTGACAAATGCCATACAGCAAAACTATTGAGTGATATGTATCACAATAAAGAATaccaattaaatttaatattcttaAGACCAATTTTAAAGGAGATTCATAATTTAAATTTATGTTTCCAAAAAGATGATATTGACCACTATAAAACTTTTCAAGAAGTTATTTTTGACGAACAAATTCCAGAAGATTCCATTATGTTCTGAAAGTTAGTAATAACTTTGAAAAATGCAGCAGGCTAACCCTTGTTTGCAAACATTTCGTTATTGGCATTTGTGGCATTACGTTTTCCTTCAAATGCTATGGTAGAAAGAGTTTTTTCATAATGAATATAGTAAAAAGTAAGTTAAAAAACACAATGGCATTGACAACTTTAAACGCATTAATTTTCATTAAGTGTCATTTTAATGTGAATAAAATATGCTGCAAAAATTTTGTACCCACTATGAACATGTTAGGGAAGATTACCTCAGATATGTACGACTCAGGTAAAGCGCAATCAGATGATAACGATGTTCTGATACTAAGCGAATTTTTATAAGAAATTCTCTTAATattaacatattttttaattttgtgttaatgttaaaaataaatatgtaaaaCATTTATGGAAATACTTTTTTATTCATGGTGTATGACCATTTGTTGCACTAAAtgtgaataataatatataacTCTTTTTTTTCAATCACCGGATTGGTCAATATGATGCCCCCACTTACAGTCTGATTAATTCTATCAAATCCAGTGTTTGCTTTGTTCGCGTTCATGCTCGGGGGTCTATACTGTTTATGCAATTTAGGGATTTTGGGGAATGGGAACGTTCACGCCCGTGGAGCGCTAAAACACGCTGCTCACAGAAATAATTCAGACAATTTATTACTTAGAATTAAATGATTACATTTATTGTAATGTGAAAACACGTCTGATCAGACTGAGTAACTGGATCCAAGTGTGTCAAGAAAAATGGCTTTTTTCAAAATCAATTCAAATACATCTTGTTGATTTCTCAAAAGAACTTAGTTACTAAAAACCAATGAGAATATtacttaataaataataaattcctATTGGTTATCACTGACGTCATCGTTTATCAATCTTTTATCTTACGAGTACATTACATCTCAGCAATGAATCTATTTTCTTAGAGAGAGGGGGGAAAAAGATGAAATTTTGATGTTTAATCAAATGTTGTTAAGCAGATATTGTTTTATTAATTCATTATCTGAAGTATTCTATTTAAAAATCTTCCAAACTAAATTCAAATCTATAAATCTATATTAACTTCACCCTTTACTCCTTTTTCTATTACATTCATGATTCAGTTTAAACTTCGCGCCCCCTGAAGTTTCCTTTACATATTGTTACACAACAATACGCACGATAATGCGTTCAAACTACTTtagtattttaattaattaaataaccAATTTGTTAAGTATGTAGTTAAATAACGTAAGAACACGACTGATTCTGATTCTTATTATTCTATTCTCGGATAATGAAATAAAAGTAACTGATTattatacaaaaaataaaatcttTTTCTAGTAATGACTTGTGTTTTAAAAACATTAGATTTTTAACACATATTAGATATGTCAAGTTTTAGATACATTGCAAAAAGTACTTCATGTTAAATTTCCCGAGCTAAAAACATTGGGCGACTTCAGACAGTTTTGGCTGCGACAATGCTTGACAAAAATTTGGCAACACTGACCTCAAGTATGGTAAAAGGCGCTCTCGAAAACTACGAGTGagtaattaaaagtaattaaagGGCAGGAAAGATCAAATAAAGAGTAATTGTTTAAGTCACTgcacaatgtggtggagcaagtttTTGAGTTTTCATATGGATGCGAACGCACGATTTGTATTAACTTTACTGGAGATATGCGCATGCGCACTTGGAAGTTACTAGATTtcagtttcatatttttatttataaaatttgttgtTTATTAACCTAATTGTTGCTTACTAAAGGTTGAGCAATTAATTCTGAGCAAAGAGCAATTTTTTGGTAGTTTCGGTAGATCGTTTTGTGGACTATTTTAGAAGTTTTTTGACATCGAATGATCGTTGCCAACCCATAAAAATCCCTAGATGCACAAAAAAGTTTttggaaatattttgaaaactaAAGGTAAGCAGTTAAAAGTAATTAATGAGCAATTATGGGCAATTAAAGAGCAATTTTTTGACCTATGTTTTATTGAAATTGATTACTAATGTGAGCTAGCTTCACATGGGTGCAAGCTAGAATCCATGAAAAAGtattactactattactactaccACTAATTCTGTATCCTAAACAAATGCGAATGAATCGACTTCTTCTTAATAATTAGTCAGTACACAAAATTTTTAGTTGTAAAATATCTATAAACTATTTATTTAGATTAATTTGAAGTTTTCGCTCTGTATAGGAATGTgatgcaataataatttaatgcaCCACTAGCATAGGAATGAGAGGATGAAACACCATATTATTTAATTACGAAGGACAGAAGATTAGATTATCTAATCTGTGATTGTGTAGATTGGATTGATACAACGCCAAGAAACCTGTAAATCTATCACATCAAGCCTCTTCCCCTAAGCATAAAAGTTGAGTCTTGTTACTCCTGTATTTATGGATGGAAGCATACTTTTTGTTTCTAGTTATAGATAGCAGGGGCTGTTACTAATCTAAGTTTCTCCTTTATGCGGGAGACTTAAAAACCTTTTGCGCTATTGTAAATGGACATGACACCATTCTGCTAGATTATTCTCCTGAACTTCGAAAAATTGAGTTATTAAAACAATCTTAGATTCAATATACTCAAGTGTCTTATGGTCCACTATAGCCAATATTCCTTCTTTGGATATCATATTTACCTCCTACCTATCTTTTAATGATCATTTTAATGGTCTTAACGATTAGATTTATTCATCGTTACTTCATACCCTTTGCCATGAGCGGTCCACGCTTCGCACACGACAGCTATTCCTGCAAATACACCTGCTTGTGTAGATTAGATGTGAAGACTGGTCATGTTTCAGACAGGGTTGCGACTTGGC is drawn from Calliopsis andreniformis isolate RMS-2024a chromosome 1, iyCalAndr_principal, whole genome shotgun sequence and contains these coding sequences:
- the Dlc90f gene encoding dynein light chain 90F, whose protein sequence is MMEDMQEETQFVVDDVSKIIKEAIEVSIGGNAYQHNKVNQWTNNVVEGCLGNLTKLQKPYKYIVTCTIMQKNGAGLHTASSCFWDNATDGSCTVRWENKTMYCIVSVFGLAI